A single window of Periophthalmus magnuspinnatus isolate fPerMag1 chromosome 9, fPerMag1.2.pri, whole genome shotgun sequence DNA harbors:
- the cldn26 gene encoding putative claudin-24 has protein sequence MVFLTPKIMQRTALFVTFGGFVTSLMTMFIPFWKTMNSDLNEMENWFSGLFHMCLYTEEVGIQCKAYESILALPMDLQISRVLMSVSIGTGAFAIVMAFLGLEGVEIFQPGLKRGLLIFSGVLTWISGLTTLAPISIVAYTTVVEFWDEGFPDVMPRWEYGEAMFSGWFGGFALVIGGTLFFIAVCMGDFDQSIQTVPGSPLPKQRTQNYLKTEVL, from the coding sequence ATGGTTTTCCTCACACCCAAAATAATGCAAAGAACTGCTCTATTTGTGACGTTTGGAGGTTTTGTCACTTCTTTGATGACCATGTTTATTCCTTTTTGGAAAACGATGAATTCAGACTTAAATGAAATGGAGAACTGGTTTTCTGGACTGTTCCACATGTGTCTCTATACAGAAGAAGTAGGAATTCAGTGCAAAGCTTATGAGTCGATTTTAGCGCTGCCTATGGACCTTCAGATCTCCAGAGTGCTCATGTCTGTATCTATCGGAACAGGTGCCTTTGCCATTGTGATGGCATTTCTTGGTCTGGAAGGAGTGGAGATTTTTCAGCCTGGGCTCAAAAGAGGACTGCTCATCTTTAGCGGGGTCCTGACATGGATCTCTGGCCTCACTACCCTGGCCCCTATATCAATAGTGGCCTATACGACTGTGGTTGAATTTTGGGATGAGGGTTTCCCCGATGTGATGCCCCGCTGGGAGTATGGAGAGGCCATGTTCTCTGGATGGTTCGGAGGTTTTGCTCTGGTCATTGGAGGGACACTGTTCTTTATTGCTGTGTGCATGGGAGACTTTGATCAGAGTATCCAAACTGTACCTGGCAGTCCGCTGCCAAAGCAAAGGACACAGAATTATCTTAAGACTGAGGTGTTATGA